From the Salinimicrobium tongyeongense genome, one window contains:
- a CDS encoding prephenate dehydrogenase produces MKVHIIGLGLIGGSFALGLKKAFPGVAVTGSDASEAHLLKAQELKLIDGPATLEKAREAEVLIIAVPVDAARKVALEVLDAVGPNTLIFDAGSTKAGLCEAIAAHPNRRNFLAAHPIAGTEFSGPEAAIENLFQAKTNIICEVEKTAFKLQERALEIFQKLGMRIRYMDPASHDRHIAYVSHLSHISSFMLGKTVLQKEQNEKDIFDLAGSGFASTVRLAKSSPAMWTPIFQQNKNNILETLEEYINNLSEFRDLLKNDNFQEVFREMEKTNHIKTILNGIN; encoded by the coding sequence ATGAAAGTTCATATTATAGGTTTAGGTTTAATTGGTGGCTCGTTTGCACTGGGGCTTAAAAAGGCTTTTCCGGGAGTGGCGGTCACGGGCAGTGACGCCAGTGAGGCGCACCTGTTAAAGGCCCAGGAGCTTAAACTTATTGACGGCCCGGCTACTTTAGAAAAAGCTAGAGAGGCAGAAGTATTAATTATTGCGGTGCCGGTTGACGCTGCCCGAAAAGTGGCTCTTGAGGTTTTGGATGCGGTGGGTCCCAATACGCTTATTTTTGATGCTGGTTCGACCAAGGCAGGTTTGTGTGAAGCAATAGCGGCACATCCCAATAGAAGGAATTTCCTTGCCGCACACCCCATTGCCGGAACCGAATTCTCTGGCCCCGAAGCAGCAATAGAAAACCTTTTTCAAGCCAAGACCAACATCATTTGTGAGGTAGAGAAAACTGCTTTTAAACTTCAGGAAAGGGCGCTGGAGATCTTTCAGAAGTTGGGAATGCGCATCAGGTACATGGATCCTGCGTCGCATGACAGGCACATCGCCTATGTCTCTCACCTTTCTCACATCAGTTCTTTTATGTTGGGAAAAACAGTGCTTCAGAAAGAGCAGAACGAAAAAGACATTTTTGACCTGGCAGGCAGTGGATTTGCTTCTACGGTGCGGCTGGCAAAAAGTTCACCCGCCATGTGGACGCCAATATTTCAGCAAAATAAGAACAATATTCTCGAGACCCTCGAAGAGTACATCAATAATCTTTCAGAATTCAGGGATCTTCTCAAAAATGACAATTTTCAGGAGGTTTTCAGAGAGATGGAAAAGACAAACCACATAAAAACAATTTTGAACGGAATAAACTGA
- a CDS encoding OsmC family protein, producing MKIHLKRLNENYHFETRNERGDVVHLDNKSEPSPQGASPMELLLMGIAGCSSIDIVMILKKQQLEMTNLEMDVEGFRVDGAIPNVFKRIHLKIFIDGDIPENKAKRAVDLSLEKYCSVAKMLEKTAEISSEIILNGSPVNQ from the coding sequence ATGAAGATCCATCTTAAGAGACTTAACGAAAACTACCATTTTGAAACCAGAAATGAGCGTGGAGATGTAGTGCATCTCGACAACAAGAGCGAACCCAGCCCGCAGGGAGCAAGCCCCATGGAGCTACTGCTTATGGGTATTGCCGGTTGCAGCAGTATTGATATTGTAATGATCCTCAAAAAACAGCAACTGGAGATGACTAATCTCGAGATGGATGTAGAAGGATTCAGAGTGGATGGTGCAATTCCAAACGTCTTTAAAAGAATCCACTTAAAGATATTTATAGATGGGGATATTCCCGAAAATAAAGCTAAAAGGGCAGTAGATCTTTCTCTCGAAAAATACTGTTCGGTAGCAAAAATGCTGGAAAAAACAGCCGAGATCTCTTCAGAAATCATCCTCAACGGTTCGCCGGTAAATCAGTAA
- a CDS encoding pyridoxal phosphate-dependent aminotransferase codes for MIAQASRLNHVEEYYFSTKLKEVRALQDSGKPIINLGVGSPDLQPPPQVMTALHQALLNPSAHQYQPYRGTNDFRKAIAEFYQNFYSVALDHETEILPLMGSKEGITHISMAFLNEGDEVLVPNPGYPTYASVSRLVGASTVLYNLNEETGWLPDFEELEKRDLSKVKLMWVNYPNMPTGAVAKKELFEQLYRFGKKHSILVVNDNPYSFILNEEPQSILKYCEDMDGVLELNSLSKSFNMSGWRIGMLCGSEKHINTVLKVKTNMDSGMFFPLQAGAAMALRLSPEWFSEQNKIYQRRKEEIVKLATALKCSFSEDQAGMFLWCKVPQGNTSEGFVEHLLKKYHIFAAPGFIFGSQGEGYIRFSLCASEENIIKACNRLTA; via the coding sequence ATGATCGCACAGGCCAGTCGACTAAACCACGTTGAAGAATACTACTTCTCAACAAAACTGAAGGAAGTAAGGGCGTTACAGGATTCGGGGAAACCCATTATAAATCTGGGAGTGGGAAGCCCAGATCTACAACCGCCACCGCAGGTGATGACGGCTCTGCACCAGGCGCTGCTCAATCCGTCGGCGCACCAGTACCAGCCGTACCGGGGAACCAATGATTTCAGGAAAGCCATAGCAGAGTTCTACCAGAATTTCTATAGTGTGGCCCTTGACCATGAAACTGAGATCCTTCCTTTAATGGGGAGCAAAGAGGGTATTACCCATATTTCCATGGCGTTTTTAAATGAAGGGGATGAGGTGCTGGTGCCAAACCCGGGCTATCCTACCTATGCTTCGGTTAGCCGGCTTGTTGGAGCGAGCACAGTTCTGTATAACCTCAATGAAGAAACCGGCTGGTTGCCCGATTTTGAAGAGCTTGAAAAAAGGGATTTGAGCAAGGTAAAACTGATGTGGGTAAATTATCCTAACATGCCCACCGGGGCAGTAGCTAAAAAAGAGCTTTTTGAGCAACTCTACAGGTTTGGAAAAAAGCACAGCATACTTGTTGTGAACGATAACCCCTACAGCTTTATCCTCAATGAAGAACCTCAAAGTATCCTTAAGTATTGTGAGGACATGGATGGAGTACTCGAGCTAAATTCCCTAAGCAAGAGCTTCAATATGTCGGGCTGGCGCATCGGGATGTTGTGCGGCAGTGAAAAACATATCAACACGGTACTCAAAGTAAAAACGAATATGGACAGTGGCATGTTCTTTCCCCTGCAGGCAGGAGCGGCAATGGCACTGCGGCTTTCCCCGGAATGGTTCAGCGAGCAGAATAAGATCTACCAGCGGAGAAAGGAAGAAATCGTAAAACTTGCTACAGCTTTAAAATGCAGTTTTTCTGAAGATCAGGCCGGGATGTTCCTGTGGTGCAAAGTCCCGCAGGGAAATACTTCAGAAGGATTTGTAGAACATCTGCTGAAGAAATACCACATCTTCGCAGCCCCCGGATTCATTTTTGGAAGTCAGGGAGAAGGCTATATCCGGTTTTCTTTATGCGCTTCGGAAGAAAATATTATAAAAGCCTGTAATAGATTAACGGCATGA
- a CDS encoding precorrin-2 dehydrogenase/sirohydrochlorin ferrochelatase family protein, with product MEERNELYPVFLKVNKLNILIVGGGNVGHEKLHFLLKSSPNANVEVVAKEFLPETEALAKKHDLKITKSRYKKSQLKKRHVVIAATNDEKLNRRIYTHAKKRFLLANIADTPDLCDFYMGGIVNKGHVKIAISTNGKSPTTAKRLRQFFEEVIPDNINQMVENLNEYRSTIKGDFDEKVNQMNKITESLKAKKVSND from the coding sequence ATGGAAGAAAGAAACGAATTGTACCCTGTTTTCCTAAAGGTAAATAAGCTCAATATCCTCATTGTTGGCGGCGGAAATGTAGGGCATGAAAAATTGCATTTTCTGCTGAAGTCCAGCCCGAATGCGAATGTGGAGGTGGTGGCAAAGGAGTTCCTTCCGGAAACTGAAGCTTTGGCCAAAAAACATGATTTGAAGATCACCAAAAGCAGGTACAAAAAAAGTCAGCTGAAAAAGCGGCATGTGGTTATTGCTGCCACCAATGACGAAAAGCTGAACAGGCGCATCTATACCCACGCGAAAAAGAGGTTTTTACTGGCCAATATAGCAGATACTCCCGATTTATGTGATTTCTATATGGGCGGGATCGTCAATAAAGGTCATGTAAAGATCGCTATTTCAACGAATGGCAAATCACCTACCACAGCCAAGCGACTACGGCAGTTTTTTGAAGAGGTGATCCCCGATAACATCAACCAGATGGTTGAAAACCTCAATGAGTACCGCTCGACCATCAAAGGAGATTTTGATGAGAAAGTGAACCAGATGAACAAAATAACCGAATCCTTAAAAGCAAAAAAAGTAAGTAATGATTAA
- a CDS encoding prephenate dehydratase, producing the protein MQEKIAIQGIKGSFHHQVAREYFGKEVPVDECQSFREVVDSLLTNRSVSAVMAIENSTAGTILPNYALIDDNNLQIKGEHYIPIFMNLMVLPGQKITDIKKVCSHPMALLQCQTFFKDHPHMELIEDTDTAEVAKRIREQNLTGVAAVASKAAANIYDLEILKEGIQTMKSNSTRFLVLSSKNAAPVVTGANKASLKFVLENKRGSLVSVLNILRDFDLDMTKIQSVPVIDVPWKYAFFIDVLFQDEEELQKVLNILSELTEELKVLGIYKNGLL; encoded by the coding sequence ATGCAGGAAAAAATAGCCATACAGGGAATAAAAGGATCATTTCACCACCAGGTTGCACGGGAATATTTTGGAAAGGAAGTTCCGGTAGACGAATGCCAATCGTTTAGGGAAGTTGTTGACAGCTTATTGACCAACCGTTCTGTAAGCGCAGTCATGGCGATAGAGAATTCTACTGCGGGTACCATTCTCCCCAATTACGCCCTTATTGATGATAATAATCTACAAATTAAGGGTGAGCATTACATTCCTATTTTTATGAACCTCATGGTGCTGCCTGGGCAGAAGATCACCGATATTAAAAAAGTGTGTTCTCACCCAATGGCCCTCCTGCAATGCCAGACCTTCTTTAAAGACCACCCCCACATGGAGCTTATTGAAGATACCGATACAGCCGAGGTGGCCAAGAGAATTAGAGAGCAAAATCTAACGGGAGTTGCAGCTGTGGCCAGTAAAGCCGCTGCAAATATCTATGACCTTGAAATTTTAAAGGAAGGCATACAAACCATGAAAAGCAACTCTACCCGTTTTCTGGTGCTTTCGTCAAAGAACGCAGCTCCCGTGGTTACCGGCGCAAATAAGGCTTCATTAAAATTTGTCCTGGAAAACAAAAGAGGAAGCCTGGTAAGCGTGCTCAATATATTGAGGGATTTTGATCTAGACATGACCAAAATTCAGAGTGTGCCGGTGATTGATGTGCCCTGGAAATACGCATTCTTTATCGATGTGCTTTTCCAGGACGAAGAAGAATTACAAAAAGTATTAAACATACTTTCGGAATTAACCGAAGAATTAAAGGTGTTAGGAATCTATAAAAACGGCTTATTATGA
- a CDS encoding acyloxyacyl hydrolase — MRKLLLLILLFSSEVFSQEKDFSVEANYFYGSIWEHNRNISHLITEHPHGVLLHFNRKTYGDQAWERRYNYPNVGFSLSYQDLKNEHLGENFGAYAHLGFYFLKRHLLLKVGQGLAVTTNPYHPDKNYQNNAYGSRLLSSTIFTGNLQFENIIGGLGFQTGLSLIHYSNADFISPNSSTNTLALSAGLNYDFNHEVQREFIPKDPKMPFSAPFRYNLVLRGGVNTTGVIGSESYPFLTLSAYADKALNHKSTLQAGAELFLSRAMEEYIYYYSVAFPLVGTTGDEDAKRVGVFAGHQLTFRKLSLITHLGYYIYYPYDKYVDRVYNRVGLQREIWNDFFGSVTVRSHGANAEAVEFSIGYRL; from the coding sequence ATGCGAAAATTGCTGCTGCTCATTTTGTTGTTTTCTTCGGAAGTTTTTTCACAGGAGAAAGATTTTTCCGTAGAAGCGAATTATTTCTACGGAAGTATTTGGGAGCACAACCGCAATATTTCTCATTTGATCACCGAACATCCTCACGGAGTGCTGTTGCATTTTAACCGGAAAACCTACGGAGATCAGGCCTGGGAACGCCGCTATAACTATCCCAATGTGGGTTTTTCCCTCTCTTACCAGGATCTCAAAAATGAGCATTTGGGAGAGAATTTCGGCGCCTACGCCCACCTGGGCTTTTATTTTCTGAAGCGGCACCTTTTGCTAAAAGTGGGTCAGGGGCTGGCAGTTACTACCAATCCGTACCATCCCGATAAAAATTACCAGAACAATGCTTATGGCTCCCGGCTTCTTAGCTCCACTATTTTTACCGGAAACCTGCAGTTCGAAAATATCATTGGCGGCCTGGGGTTCCAAACCGGCCTTTCGCTGATCCATTATTCCAACGCCGATTTTATATCGCCCAACAGCTCTACAAATACCCTGGCTCTAAGTGCCGGGTTAAATTACGACTTCAACCATGAGGTTCAAAGAGAGTTCATACCTAAAGATCCAAAAATGCCATTTTCGGCACCTTTTCGGTACAACCTTGTATTACGTGGCGGGGTGAATACTACCGGGGTCATTGGTTCAGAATCTTATCCATTTTTAACGCTTTCGGCTTATGCAGATAAAGCTTTAAACCATAAAAGTACCCTGCAGGCGGGTGCCGAATTATTCCTTTCACGTGCTATGGAGGAGTATATTTACTATTATTCGGTCGCTTTTCCACTGGTGGGTACTACGGGTGATGAAGATGCAAAGCGCGTAGGAGTATTTGCCGGCCATCAACTCACTTTTCGAAAGCTTTCCCTAATTACTCATCTTGGATATTACATTTACTATCCTTATGATAAGTATGTAGACAGGGTGTACAACAGGGTAGGTTTGCAAAGGGAGATCTGGAACGACTTTTTTGGTTCTGTAACGGTACGTTCTCACGGGGCAAATGCCGAAGCTGTGGAATTTTCAATAGGATACCGCTTATGA
- the rsgA gene encoding ribosome small subunit-dependent GTPase A, translating to MKGTVYKSTGSWYQVKADDGRFFKCRIKGKFRIKGIKSTNPVAVGDRVEFKLEDSGEEEQNGVITGIGERENYIIRKSVNLSKQTHIIASNIDQAFLLVTLNNPPTFTTFIDRFLVTAEAYHIKAILLFNKIDTYKPEELDEVKYMAAMYRQIGYECIGISAKTGKNVEQVKELMQDKTSMISGHSGTGKSTLINAIEPKLDLKTTKISEQHRQGQHTTTFAEMFDLDFGARIIDTPGIKGFGVVDMEKEELGVYFPEFFARKQDCKFYNCLHLEEPKCAVKEALEAGEIPWSRYKSYLQILKGEDEQNYRFDNHQQE from the coding sequence ATGAAAGGAACTGTTTATAAATCTACCGGAAGCTGGTACCAGGTGAAAGCCGATGACGGCAGGTTTTTCAAATGCCGTATCAAAGGGAAATTCAGGATCAAGGGGATTAAAAGTACCAATCCCGTGGCCGTGGGAGACCGGGTGGAGTTTAAACTGGAAGATAGCGGCGAAGAGGAGCAGAACGGCGTGATTACCGGCATTGGGGAGCGTGAGAATTACATCATCCGTAAATCGGTTAACCTTTCGAAGCAAACCCATATCATTGCCTCGAATATAGATCAGGCTTTTTTGCTGGTAACGCTGAATAATCCGCCCACTTTTACCACTTTTATAGACCGTTTTCTTGTTACTGCGGAAGCTTATCACATCAAAGCCATTTTATTGTTCAACAAGATTGATACGTATAAACCCGAAGAGCTTGATGAGGTGAAGTACATGGCAGCCATGTACAGGCAAATTGGTTATGAATGTATAGGAATTTCGGCCAAGACAGGAAAAAATGTAGAGCAGGTAAAAGAGCTTATGCAGGATAAGACCAGCATGATCTCGGGCCACAGCGGCACCGGGAAATCTACTTTGATCAATGCCATTGAACCAAAACTCGATCTAAAGACCACCAAAATTTCTGAACAACACCGGCAGGGGCAGCATACCACTACTTTTGCTGAAATGTTCGATCTCGATTTTGGTGCCCGCATCATAGATACCCCCGGCATTAAAGGCTTTGGGGTGGTAGACATGGAAAAAGAGGAATTGGGAGTTTACTTCCCCGAGTTCTTTGCGCGCAAGCAGGACTGTAAATTTTACAACTGCCTGCACCTTGAAGAACCAAAATGTGCCGTAAAAGAGGCACTTGAAGCCGGGGAAATCCCCTGGTCCCGTTATAAAAGCTATCTGCAAATATTAAAAGGCGAAGACGAACAAAACTATCGCTTTGATAACCATCAACAGGAATGA
- a CDS encoding bifunctional 3-deoxy-7-phosphoheptulonate synthase/chorismate mutase type II — protein sequence MENKKELRTWLDNFGLEHPLVIAGPCSAETEEQVLKIAHQLKDTDATVLRAGIWKPRTRPGNFEGVGALGLKWLQKAKQETGMLTTTEVASPHHVDLALEHDIDILWIGARTTVSPFIVQDIADALKGTDKVVLVKNPVNPDLSLWLGAVERFYSCDIKNLGVIHRGFSAYEKTKYRNNPEWQIAIELQNKFPDLPLILDPSHIAGRRDIIFDLCQTALDLNYDGLIVETHFDPDNAWSDAKQQITPATLVQIMKDLKIRKEVSESEEFQNKLHNLRAQIDVTDNQLIELLSKRMKISDEIGRVKKSQNVSVLQTKRWNEILGKMVLEGEQHGLSEEFILRLFKAVHQESINHQEKIMKQ from the coding sequence ATGGAAAACAAGAAAGAACTCAGAACCTGGCTAGACAATTTTGGATTGGAACATCCTCTGGTAATTGCGGGGCCATGTAGTGCCGAAACCGAAGAGCAGGTGCTTAAAATTGCGCACCAGCTAAAAGATACCGATGCTACCGTTTTAAGAGCGGGAATCTGGAAACCCCGTACCCGCCCGGGTAATTTTGAAGGCGTTGGTGCTCTGGGGCTAAAATGGCTGCAAAAGGCAAAACAGGAAACCGGGATGCTTACCACTACCGAAGTGGCGAGCCCGCATCACGTAGATCTTGCGCTTGAGCATGATATTGATATCCTGTGGATTGGTGCCCGTACTACGGTTTCCCCTTTTATTGTTCAGGATATTGCCGATGCCCTTAAGGGAACCGACAAGGTGGTGCTGGTGAAAAACCCCGTAAACCCCGATTTGTCCCTGTGGTTGGGTGCAGTTGAAAGGTTCTACTCCTGCGATATCAAGAACCTGGGTGTGATTCACCGCGGATTCTCTGCCTATGAAAAGACCAAATACCGAAATAACCCTGAGTGGCAGATTGCCATTGAACTGCAGAATAAGTTCCCTGATTTGCCGCTAATCCTCGACCCGTCGCATATTGCCGGAAGAAGGGACATCATTTTTGACCTTTGCCAAACCGCGCTTGACCTTAATTATGACGGACTCATCGTGGAGACGCATTTTGACCCCGATAACGCCTGGAGTGACGCAAAACAGCAAATCACACCTGCCACTTTGGTGCAGATCATGAAAGACCTCAAAATTCGGAAAGAAGTTTCTGAAAGTGAAGAATTTCAGAATAAACTGCACAATTTAAGGGCACAAATTGATGTGACCGATAACCAATTGATTGAATTGCTGTCAAAAAGGATGAAAATTTCCGACGAAATTGGGAGGGTGAAAAAATCTCAGAACGTTTCTGTGCTTCAAACCAAAAGATGGAACGAAATTCTGGGGAAAATGGTTCTGGAAGGCGAGCAGCACGGGCTAAGCGAAGAATTCATCCTGCGTTTGTTCAAAGCCGTGCACCAGGAATCTATCAATCACCAGGAAAAGATCATGAAACAATAG
- a CDS encoding NAD(P)/FAD-dependent oxidoreductase: MIKTDILIIGAGPTGLFTVFEAGLLKLKTHLIDALPQPGGQCSEIYPKKPIYDIPAFPEILAGDLVNNLMEQIRPFNPGFTLGERAETIEKLEDETFVVTTNKGTQHNAPVVAIAGGLGSFEPRKPPIPNISDFEDNGVAYFIKDPEVYRDKRVVIAGGGDSALDWAIFLADVAAEVALVHRRNEFRGALDSVERLSELAKLGKVELITNAEVVGLKGEERLEQVVIRHNDTARGEELKSTDHFIPLFGLSPKLGPMANWGLEIEKNAIKVDNSYDYQTNIPGIYAIGDVNTYKGKLKLILSGFHEAAIMCQSAYQRIHPNKKYVLKYTTVGGVEGFDGTKKEAKREVVQSIG, translated from the coding sequence ATGATTAAAACAGACATCCTCATCATAGGTGCCGGACCCACCGGATTGTTCACGGTATTTGAAGCCGGACTTTTAAAGCTAAAAACACATTTAATAGATGCTTTGCCGCAGCCCGGCGGCCAGTGTTCAGAAATTTATCCCAAAAAGCCCATTTATGACATTCCTGCTTTTCCTGAAATTCTTGCCGGCGATCTGGTGAACAATCTCATGGAACAGATCAGGCCTTTTAATCCCGGCTTCACCCTGGGCGAACGGGCCGAAACCATCGAAAAGCTGGAGGATGAAACTTTTGTGGTGACCACAAATAAAGGTACTCAGCATAACGCGCCGGTGGTCGCGATAGCTGGCGGATTGGGATCTTTCGAGCCACGCAAACCGCCCATTCCAAATATTTCTGATTTTGAGGATAATGGCGTGGCTTATTTTATAAAAGACCCCGAAGTGTACCGCGACAAAAGAGTAGTTATCGCCGGGGGAGGAGATTCGGCATTAGACTGGGCAATTTTCCTGGCCGATGTCGCTGCTGAAGTTGCCCTGGTTCACAGGAGGAATGAATTCAGGGGCGCACTTGATTCGGTAGAACGTCTTTCTGAACTTGCCAAACTGGGTAAAGTAGAGCTTATCACAAATGCCGAAGTAGTGGGGCTAAAAGGAGAAGAGCGTCTGGAGCAGGTGGTCATTCGGCACAACGATACTGCCCGTGGGGAGGAACTGAAATCTACAGATCATTTCATCCCGCTATTCGGACTTTCTCCAAAGCTGGGACCTATGGCGAATTGGGGGCTGGAAATTGAAAAAAATGCCATTAAGGTCGATAATTCGTATGATTACCAGACCAACATTCCTGGGATCTATGCTATTGGAGATGTCAACACCTATAAAGGAAAGCTAAAGCTGATCCTCTCCGGATTTCATGAAGCCGCCATCATGTGCCAGAGTGCCTATCAGCGAATCCACCCTAACAAAAAGTACGTTCTAAAATATACTACTGTTGGCGGGGTAGAAGGATTTGACGGTACCAAAAAAGAAGCCAAGCGGGAAGTGGTACAGAGTATTGGATAA
- the dtd gene encoding D-aminoacyl-tRNA deacylase, whose amino-acid sequence MRAVIQRVSEASVIIEGVKNAEIGKGLLILIGIENEDAGEDISWLCKKIVNMRIFNDASGVMNDSLLDVEGEAIVVSQFTLHASTKKGNRPSYFKAAKPNVAIPLYEEFVSAFEKELGKKIGTGIFGADMKVNLLNDGPVTIIIDSKNRG is encoded by the coding sequence ATGAGAGCAGTAATTCAGAGGGTTTCTGAAGCATCAGTAATTATAGAAGGTGTCAAAAATGCCGAAATTGGTAAAGGTTTATTGATCCTTATAGGCATAGAAAATGAAGATGCCGGTGAAGATATTAGCTGGTTGTGTAAAAAAATTGTGAATATGCGTATCTTCAATGATGCCAGTGGCGTAATGAACGATTCGCTGCTTGATGTAGAGGGCGAGGCCATTGTGGTAAGCCAGTTTACGCTGCACGCCAGCACCAAAAAGGGCAACAGGCCAAGCTATTTTAAAGCCGCCAAACCCAATGTGGCCATTCCGCTGTATGAAGAATTTGTGTCTGCTTTTGAAAAAGAACTGGGCAAAAAGATAGGGACAGGAATATTTGGTGCCGATATGAAGGTGAACCTTCTTAATGATGGCCCTGTAACGATCATAATTGATTCAAAGAATAGAGGTTAA
- a CDS encoding head GIN domain-containing protein, with translation MKQLLKKSLLNLPFLGLILFMACNTEDAPDCFQTAGSMIEKELQVGPFEELMVYENIELFIEQGEDHKVIVKTGENLMNEISAEVIDGRLILRNGNSCNFVRDYKLTSIYVTVPNLTWLQNAGNRVVKSVGELHFPDIWLRSLNQEDSNEVYTVGDFDLHLVSDYVRVTGDDFSNFFLQGETNYLDLYIANGDGRVEAQELTAGTVEIQHRGTNKLFVNPQQVLRGEIRSTGDVISVNRPPVVEVETFYSGKLIFE, from the coding sequence ATGAAACAGCTGCTGAAAAAATCTCTTCTGAATTTGCCATTTTTGGGCCTGATACTTTTTATGGCTTGTAATACTGAAGATGCTCCCGATTGTTTTCAAACCGCCGGAAGCATGATCGAAAAAGAGTTGCAGGTAGGCCCTTTTGAAGAGCTCATGGTTTATGAAAATATTGAGCTTTTTATTGAACAGGGAGAAGACCATAAAGTAATAGTAAAAACAGGTGAAAACCTGATGAACGAAATTTCTGCTGAAGTAATCGACGGCCGACTTATTCTCCGGAATGGCAACAGCTGTAACTTTGTGCGGGATTATAAACTCACTTCCATTTATGTGACGGTACCCAACCTTACATGGTTACAAAATGCAGGAAACCGGGTGGTAAAAAGTGTGGGAGAATTGCATTTCCCAGACATCTGGCTGCGCAGCCTGAACCAGGAAGATTCAAATGAAGTATATACCGTAGGGGATTTTGACCTGCATCTGGTGTCAGATTATGTGCGGGTAACGGGAGATGATTTTTCGAACTTTTTCCTTCAGGGGGAAACAAATTATTTGGATCTCTATATCGCCAACGGCGATGGCAGGGTTGAGGCACAGGAACTGACTGCCGGCACTGTTGAAATTCAGCATCGGGGAACCAATAAGTTGTTTGTAAATCCGCAGCAGGTGTTGAGAGGAGAAATAAGAAGTACGGGGGATGTGATTTCTGTTAACCGCCCGCCGGTGGTGGAGGTGGAGACCTTTTATTCGGGGAAGTTGATATTCGAATGA
- the gldA gene encoding gliding motility-associated ABC transporter ATP-binding subunit GldA: protein MSILVNKVSKYYGEQKALDEVSFSIQKGEIVGFLGPNGAGKSTLMKILTGYLQPSSGEATVNGFALEEDLLQAQKSTGYLPEHNSLYTEMYVREYLEFNALIYKVPKSRIEEVILQTGLLPEANKKIEQLSKGYRQRVGLANALLHNPDVLILDEPTTGLDPNQLVEIRELIKTIGKEKTIFLSTHIMREVEALCERVIIINHGKIVADKRLEELRDEQMQIIEVEFDYRIEEVALNRLPHLMDLRNTGGFVYELYFDTEKDMRPTVFDFAHDNGLKTLQLNRKNKNLENLFSELTLKK, encoded by the coding sequence ATGTCAATACTGGTAAACAAGGTCTCTAAGTACTACGGAGAACAAAAAGCCCTCGATGAAGTTTCCTTTTCCATCCAAAAAGGGGAAATTGTGGGGTTCTTAGGCCCCAATGGCGCAGGAAAGTCTACACTTATGAAGATCCTTACCGGTTATTTACAACCTTCTTCGGGAGAAGCCACTGTAAACGGCTTTGCCCTTGAAGAAGATTTGCTGCAGGCACAAAAAAGCACCGGATACCTCCCCGAGCACAACTCCCTTTATACCGAAATGTATGTGCGGGAATACCTGGAGTTTAACGCCCTTATATATAAGGTACCAAAAAGCCGTATTGAAGAGGTTATTCTCCAAACCGGACTTCTACCCGAAGCCAATAAAAAGATCGAGCAGCTCTCTAAAGGTTACCGGCAGAGAGTAGGCCTGGCTAATGCACTTCTGCACAACCCCGATGTGCTCATCCTCGATGAACCCACCACAGGCCTCGATCCCAACCAGCTGGTAGAGATCAGGGAATTGATCAAAACAATTGGAAAGGAAAAAACCATCTTTCTCTCCACCCACATTATGCGGGAAGTAGAAGCTTTGTGTGAGCGGGTGATCATCATCAACCACGGAAAAATTGTTGCCGATAAAAGGTTGGAGGAGCTGCGCGATGAGCAGATGCAGATCATTGAAGTGGAGTTTGATTACCGAATTGAAGAAGTTGCCCTCAATCGCCTGCCTCACCTTATGGACCTCAGGAACACCGGCGGATTCGTTTATGAACTCTATTTTGACACTGAAAAAGACATGCGCCCTACCGTTTTTGATTTTGCACATGACAATGGATTGAAGACCTTACAGCTCAACCGGAAGAATAAGAACCTGGAGAATTTATTTTCAGAGCTAACGCTGAAGAAGTAG